The following proteins come from a genomic window of Pseudomonadota bacterium:
- a CDS encoding nucleoside deaminase, with translation MRLAYDEAKAGFDEGGCPIGSVLARGDELIAQGRNQRVQGGDPIAHGEMDCLRKAGRQKTYRDKTLYTSLSPCMMCSGTIVQFGIPRVVVGENVNFGGNEDFLRERGVEVIVVNDPDCIALMKRFVEEKPALWLEDIAED, from the coding sequence CTGCGACTGGCGTACGACGAGGCCAAGGCCGGCTTCGACGAGGGCGGCTGTCCGATCGGTTCGGTTCTCGCGCGCGGTGACGAGTTGATCGCGCAGGGGCGCAACCAGCGCGTGCAGGGCGGCGACCCGATTGCGCACGGGGAAATGGACTGTTTGCGCAAGGCCGGGCGCCAGAAGACCTACCGCGACAAGACGCTCTACACCTCGCTCTCGCCCTGCATGATGTGCTCGGGCACGATCGTGCAGTTCGGGATTCCGCGTGTCGTGGTCGGGGAGAACGTCAACTTCGGCGGCAACGAGGATTTTCTGCGAGAGCGCGGCGTCGAAGTCATCGTGGTCAACGACCCCGATTGCATCGCGCTCATGAAACGCTTCGTCGAGGAGAAACCGGCGCTCTGGCTGGAAGACATCGCCGAGGACTGA